A single genomic interval of Methylobacterium bullatum harbors:
- the mprA_2 gene encoding Response regulator MprA, whose translation MAKILLVEDHEEIWDFLSRRLKRRGYDVILAHDGEAGVQQARAGRPDVILLDMNLPILDGWSAARALKSSGDTRDIPIIALTAHAMLGDRDKAIQAGCDDYHPKPIDFSKLLTQIGAALGGAETPA comes from the coding sequence ATGGCCAAGATCCTGCTGGTGGAAGATCACGAAGAGATCTGGGACTTCCTGTCCCGCCGTCTCAAGCGGCGCGGCTACGACGTCATCCTGGCCCATGACGGCGAGGCCGGCGTGCAGCAGGCGCGTGCCGGACGGCCGGACGTGATCCTTCTCGATATGAACCTGCCCATCCTCGACGGCTGGTCGGCGGCCCGCGCCCTGAAATCCAGCGGCGACACCCGGGACATCCCGATCATCGCGCTCACCGCCCACGCCATGCTGGGCGACCGCGACAAGGCGATCCAGGCCGGCTGCGACGATTACCATCCCAAGCCCATCGACTTCTCCAAGCTCCTCACCCAGATCGGCGCGGCACTGGGCGGCGCGGAAACGCCGGCCTGA
- the mltB_3 gene encoding Membrane-bound lytic murein transglycosylase B: protein MNRRGYKGAITAAALGALACVAGTAQAAQCGNTASGFEAWKTQFAQEAKGRASAASLAALMETSYSGATISADRGQKSFRLTLDQFLAKRGGPTIVARGRKLKQTNAALFESIEQRYGVPAGPLLAIWGMETGFGAVRGNINTLSAVATLAYDCRRSDFFTDQLYAALTLVDRGILNASTRGAAHGEVGHTQFLPKNVLTYGTGGSLDSIPNALNATANFLKGHGWKAGAGYQPGEPNFAAIQGWNAATVYQKAIAQLGRQIDGQ, encoded by the coding sequence ATGAACAGACGCGGCTACAAGGGGGCCATCACCGCCGCCGCCCTCGGTGCCCTGGCCTGCGTGGCGGGCACGGCGCAGGCGGCCCAGTGCGGCAACACGGCCAGCGGTTTCGAGGCGTGGAAGACCCAGTTCGCGCAGGAGGCGAAGGGACGCGCCAGCGCCGCGAGCCTCGCCGCCCTGATGGAGACCTCCTATTCCGGTGCCACCATCTCGGCCGACCGAGGCCAGAAGAGCTTCCGCCTGACCCTCGACCAGTTCCTGGCCAAGCGCGGCGGACCCACCATCGTCGCCCGCGGCCGTAAGCTGAAACAGACCAACGCCGCCCTGTTCGAGTCGATCGAGCAGCGCTACGGCGTGCCGGCCGGCCCGCTCCTGGCGATCTGGGGCATGGAAACGGGCTTCGGCGCGGTTCGCGGCAACATCAACACGCTCTCCGCCGTGGCGACTCTCGCTTATGATTGCCGCCGCTCGGACTTCTTCACCGACCAGCTCTACGCGGCCCTCACCCTCGTCGATCGCGGCATCCTCAACGCCTCGACCCGCGGCGCCGCCCATGGCGAGGTCGGCCACACCCAGTTCCTGCCCAAGAACGTGCTGACCTACGGCACCGGCGGAAGCCTCGACAGCATTCCGAATGCCCTCAACGCTACCGCGAACTTCCTGAAGGGTCACGGCTGGAAGGCCGGAGCCGGATACCAGCCGGGCGAGCCGAACTTCGCGGCGATCCAGGGATGGAACGCCGCCACCGTCTACCAGAAGGCGATCGCCCAGCTCGGACGCCAGATCGACGGCCAGTGA